A single genomic interval of Plodia interpunctella isolate USDA-ARS_2022_Savannah chromosome 16, ilPloInte3.2, whole genome shotgun sequence harbors:
- the LOC128676725 gene encoding inactive pancreatic lipase-related protein 1-like — protein MWKGVSVVFAIALVLANGEPVPRNQKNGEFSRYYLYNSNVTGVPLLQAGPASTDLKENVPTVVLVHGHGGSYLTSLNLDVRRELLESEDVNVIVVDWSIYASMTYAQAQAAVLSVAQYLANALINNDVPPGSLHLVGFNLGAHIAGIAGRLIGGVARVTGLDPSQSPIKLSITDAKYVEVIHTDASGTVLSNGIGEKLGTADFYPNGGRTQPGCTNNECHHNRAWLYFAASIRDKTFNANCCNTISEKDSNTCRLSTLPMGTNRLSKTPCLTGIYRVNTGNTYPF, from the exons ATGTGGAAGGGTGTGTCCGTAGTTTTTGCAATTGCCTTAG TTTTAGCTAATGGCGAGCCTGTCCCAAGAAATCAAAAAAATGGTGAATTTAGCCGATACTATTTATACAACag CAATGTGACTGGAGTGCCATTACTTCAGGCTGGCCCTGCCTCCACTGATCTTAAAGAAAACGTTCCTACAGTGGTGTTGGTACATGGGCATGGAGGAAGCTACCTTACATCGCTTAATCTTGACGTTAGAAGAG AACTTTTGGAGTCGGAAGACGTCAATGTGATCGTAGTCGACTGGTCGATATACGCGTCGATGACATATGCGCAAGCGCAAGCCGCGGTACTCAGCGTTGCGCAGTACTTAGCTAATGCCCTGATAAATAACGATGTTCCCCCTGGATCTCTTCACTTGGTCGGTTTCAACCTGGGAGCTCATATTGCCGGCATCGCCGGTAGACTTATAGGCGGTGTTGCTAGAGTTACAG GACTTGATCCATCACAAAGCCCAATCAAACTGTCCATCACTGATGCAAAATACGTAGAGGTGATTCATACAGACGCTTCAGGAACCGTTCTATCCAACGGCATTGGTGAAAAATTGGGCACCGCAGACTTTTACCCCAATGGTGGTAGGACCCAACCTGGGTGCACCAACAACGAGTGTCACCATAACAGGGCTTGGTTGTACTTCGCTGCTTCGATTAGAGACAAGACTTTCAATGCGAACTGCTGTAACACCATATCAGAGAAGGACTCCAATACCTGCAGATTATCTACCCTTCCTATGGGAACTAACAGACTCTCGAAAACACC gtgtTTGACCGGAATTTATCGCGTGAACACAGGAAACACCTACCCCTTCTAA
- the LOC128676739 gene encoding inactive pancreatic lipase-related protein 1-like: MWKGVSVVFAIALVLANGEPVPRNQKNGEFSRYYLYNSNVTGVPLLQAGPAATDLKEDVPTVVLVHGHGGSYLTSLNLDVRRELLESEDVNVIVVDWSIFASMTYAQAQAAVLSVAQYLANALINNGVPPGSLHLVGFNLGAHIAGIAGRLIGGVARVTGLDPSQSPIKLSITDAAYVEVIHTDASGTVQSNGIGEKLGHADFYPNGGRTQPGCANNECHHNRAWLYFAASIRDKTFTANCCNTISEKDSNTCRLSTLPMGTNRLSKTPCLSGIYRVNTGNTYPF, from the exons ATGTGGAAGGGTGTGTCCGTAGTTTTTGCAATTGCCTTAG TTTTAGCTAATGGCGAGCCTGTCCCAAGAAATCAAAAAAATGGTGAATTTAGCCGATACTATTTATACAACag CAATGTGACTGGAGTGCCATTACTTCAGGCTGGCCCTGCCGCCACTGATCTTAAAGAAGACGTTCCTACAGTGGTGTTGGTACATGGGCATGGAGGAAGCTACCTTACATCGCTTAATCTTGACGTTAGAAGAG AACTTTTGGAGTCGGAAGACGTTAATGTGATCGTAGTCGACTGGTCGATATTCGCGTCGATGACATATGCGCAAGCGCAAGCCGCGGTACTCAGCGTTGCGCAGTACTTAGCTAATGCCCTGATAAATAACGGTGTTCCCCCTGGATCTCTTCACTTGGTCGGTTTCAACCTGGGAGCTCACATTGCCGGCATCGCCGGTAGACTTATAGGCGGTGTTGCTAGAGTTACAG GACTTGATCCATCTCAAAGCCCAATCAAACTGTCCATCACTGATGCAGCATATGTAGAGGTGATTCATACAGACGCTTCAGGAACCGTTCAATCCAACGGCATTGGTGAAAAATTGGGCCACGCTGACTTTTACCCCAATGGTGGTAGGACCCAACCTGGGTGCGCCAACAACGAGTGTCACCATAACAGGGCTTGGTTGTACTTCGCTGCTTCGATTAGAGACAAGACTTTCACTGCGAACTGCTGTAACACCATATCAGAGAAGGACTCCAATACCTGCAGATTATCTACCCTTCCTATGGGAACTAACAGACTCTCGAAAACACC gtgtTTGTCCGGAATTTATCGCGTGAACACAGGAAACACCTACCCCTTCTAA
- the LOC128676732 gene encoding inactive pancreatic lipase-related protein 1-like, whose protein sequence is MWKGVSVVFAIALVLANGEPVPRNQKNGEFSRYYLYNSNVTGVPLLQAGPAATDLKEDVPTVVLVHGHGGSYLTSLNLDVRRELLESEDVNVIVVDWSIYASMTYAQAQAAVLSVAQYLANALRNNDVPPGSLHLVGFNLGAHIAGIAGRLIGGVARVTGLDPSQSPIKLSITDAKYVEVIHTDASGTVLSNGIGEKLGHADFYPNGGRTQPGCANNECHHNRAWLYFAASIRDKTFNANCCSTISEKDSNTCRLSTLPMGTNRLSKTPCLSGIYRVNTGNTYPF, encoded by the exons ATGTGGAAGGGTGTGTCCGTAGTTTTTGCAATTGCCTTAG TTTTAGCTAATGGCGAGCCCGTCCCAAGAAATCAAAAAAATGGTGAATTTAGCCGATACTATTTATACAACag CAATGTGACTGGAGTGCCATTACTTCAGGCTGGCCCTGCCGCCACTGATCTTAAAGAAGACGTTCCTACAGTGGTGTTGGTACATGGGCATGGAGGAAGCTACCTTACATCGCTTAATCTTGACGTTAGAAGAG AACTTTTGGAGTCGGAAGACGTCAATGTGATCGTAGTCGACTGGTCGATATACGCGTCGATGACATATGCGCAAGCGCAAGCCGCGGTACTCAGCGTTGCGCAGTACTTAGCTAATGCCCTGAGAAATAACGATGTTCCCCCTGGATCTCTTCACTTGGTCGGTTTCAACCTGGGAGCTCACATTGCCGGCATCGCCGGTAGACTTATAGGCGGTGTTGCTAGAGTTACAG GACTTGATCCATCACAAAGCCCAATCAAACTGTCCATCACTGATGCAAAATACGTAGAGGTGATTCATACAGACGCTTCAGGAACCGTTCTATCCAACGGCATTGGTGAAAAATTGGGCCACGCAGACTTTTACCCCAATGGTGGTAGGACCCAACCTGGGTGCGCCAACAACGAGTGTCACCATAACAGGGCTTGGTTGTACTTCGCTGCTTCGATTAGAGACAAGACTTTCAATGCGAACTGCTGTAGCACCATATCAGAGAAGGACTCCAATACCTGCAGATTATCTACCCTTCCTATGGGAACTAACAGACTCTCGAAAACACC gtgtTTGTCCGGAATTTATCGCGTGAACACAGGAAACACCTACCCCTTCTAA